The Paenibacillus uliginis N3/975 genome has a window encoding:
- a CDS encoding tRNA threonylcarbamoyladenosine dehydratase — protein sequence MLHQFSRTELAIGPEGLEVMKNSTVAVLGIGGVGSIAVEALARTGVGRIILIDKDVVDITNINRQIHALTTTVGQKKADLMVERVKLINPECEAIALNMFYTDETYEELFKYDLDYVIDASDTIIYKIHLIKECLKRGIPMISSMGAANKMDPTKFQVADISKTSMDPIARVIRTKLRKEGIKKGVKVVFSLEEPMKPRQDVTDKIVPENAPEIRKAKQPPASNAFVPPVAGLIMVSVTVKELLEKAGLS from the coding sequence ATGCTGCATCAGTTTTCCCGGACAGAACTGGCAATCGGGCCTGAAGGCCTTGAAGTTATGAAAAATAGTACAGTAGCGGTACTCGGCATTGGCGGGGTCGGCTCTATTGCAGTAGAGGCCCTTGCTCGCACCGGGGTCGGCCGTATTATTCTGATCGATAAAGATGTTGTTGATATTACAAATATTAATCGTCAGATTCATGCGTTGACAACAACGGTCGGTCAGAAGAAAGCGGATCTGATGGTAGAACGGGTGAAGTTAATCAATCCAGAATGTGAAGCAATTGCGCTTAATATGTTTTACACCGATGAAACCTATGAAGAATTGTTTAAATATGATCTGGATTATGTGATCGATGCATCGGACACGATTATATATAAAATCCACCTGATTAAGGAATGTCTGAAGCGCGGTATTCCGATGATCTCCAGTATGGGAGCCGCCAACAAAATGGATCCGACTAAGTTTCAGGTTGCTGACATATCCAAAACATCAATGGATCCTATTGCCCGGGTTATCCGTACAAAGCTCCGGAAGGAAGGCATTAAGAAGGGGGTTAAGGTTGTATTCTCTCTGGAAGAGCCGATGAAGCCCCGCCAGGATGTCACGGACAAAATTGTGCCTGAGAATGCGCCAGAAATCCGCAAGGCCAAACAGCCTCCGGCAAGTAATGCATTTGTGCCTCCGGTGGCAGGCCTCATTATGGTCAGTGTTACAGTTAAAGAGCTTCTTGAAAAGGCTGGACTATCTTAA
- the aspS gene encoding aspartate--tRNA ligase, which yields MKRTHHCGQLTTANIGETVTLNGWVQTRRDLGGVLFIDLRDRSGIMQVVFNPDFSGDALAIADKVRSEYVLAVSGTIVKRAAETVNPNLPTGEIEVQVTEIEVLNSAKTPPFFIEDGVEVDEQLRLKYRYLDLRRPEMQQTLMLRSKASKIFRDFLDEEGFVDVETPILTKSSPEGARDYLVPSRVHAGEFFALPQSPQLYKQLLMVSGVERYYQIARCFRDEDLRADRQPEFTQVDIETSFMERDDLLNMMEQLMVRLFKETIGVELATPFQRISYADAMGKYGSDKPDLRFGLELIEMNDIVASSGVKVFASVIEKGGEVKCLNAKGCGTWTRKEIDDLGPYAARYGAKGLAWIQVKEGEFKGPIVKFFSEQEIEAIKERTGAEEGDLLLFSADNKKVVADVLGALRLKIGRQLGLINDNEFKFAWVLDFPLLSYDEDQKRYVAEHHPFTRPKDEDLELMDTDPLAVRAQAYDIVLNGYEVGGGSMRIYKRDIQEKMFAALGLSPEVANEKFGYLLDAFEYGTPPHGGIAFGLDRLVMLLAGRTNLRETIAFPKTASATDLLMDSPSMVDGGQLEQLHIKLAKKPGEDKK from the coding sequence ATGAAAAGGACACATCATTGCGGTCAATTAACGACCGCCAACATTGGAGAAACCGTGACGTTAAACGGCTGGGTACAGACCCGTCGTGACTTGGGAGGCGTACTCTTCATCGATCTGCGCGACCGCAGCGGAATTATGCAAGTTGTATTCAATCCGGATTTCTCCGGAGATGCACTGGCTATTGCGGACAAGGTTCGCAGTGAATATGTACTGGCCGTATCCGGTACAATCGTGAAACGTGCTGCTGAAACCGTAAACCCTAACCTTCCTACAGGGGAGATTGAAGTTCAGGTTACTGAAATCGAAGTGTTAAACTCAGCAAAAACACCTCCGTTCTTTATTGAAGACGGTGTGGAAGTTGATGAGCAGCTTCGCTTGAAGTATCGCTATCTGGACTTGCGCCGTCCTGAAATGCAGCAGACATTGATGCTTCGATCAAAAGCGTCTAAAATATTCCGTGATTTTCTTGACGAAGAAGGCTTTGTTGATGTCGAAACACCGATTCTTACAAAAAGCTCACCGGAAGGCGCACGTGATTACCTAGTGCCAAGCCGCGTGCATGCAGGCGAGTTCTTTGCACTGCCGCAATCCCCGCAACTTTACAAACAGCTGCTCATGGTAAGTGGCGTTGAGCGTTATTACCAGATTGCACGCTGCTTCCGTGACGAAGACCTTCGTGCTGACCGTCAGCCTGAATTTACACAGGTCGACATTGAGACCTCGTTCATGGAACGTGACGACCTGCTGAACATGATGGAGCAGCTGATGGTTCGTCTGTTTAAGGAAACTATAGGAGTTGAGCTGGCAACACCGTTCCAGCGCATCAGCTACGCTGACGCTATGGGTAAATACGGTTCAGACAAGCCGGACCTCCGTTTTGGCCTTGAACTGATCGAGATGAATGATATCGTAGCTTCCAGCGGTGTAAAAGTGTTTGCTTCCGTCATTGAAAAAGGCGGAGAAGTGAAATGTTTGAACGCCAAAGGCTGCGGTACTTGGACTCGTAAAGAAATCGATGATCTGGGTCCATATGCCGCACGTTACGGAGCTAAAGGCCTTGCTTGGATTCAAGTGAAGGAAGGCGAATTTAAAGGCCCTATCGTGAAGTTCTTTAGCGAGCAGGAGATTGAAGCGATCAAAGAACGTACTGGAGCAGAAGAGGGTGACCTGCTGCTGTTCTCCGCCGATAACAAGAAAGTTGTGGCTGATGTGCTTGGCGCACTTCGTCTCAAAATCGGACGCCAGCTCGGCTTGATCAACGATAATGAGTTCAAGTTTGCATGGGTTCTGGACTTCCCGCTCTTGAGTTATGACGAAGATCAAAAGCGTTATGTGGCAGAGCATCATCCGTTTACCCGTCCAAAGGATGAAGATCTGGAGTTAATGGACACAGACCCGCTTGCAGTTCGCGCACAAGCTTATGACATTGTATTGAACGGTTATGAAGTGGGCGGCGGCTCCATGCGGATTTATAAGCGGGATATTCAAGAAAAAATGTTCGCTGCGCTGGGCTTGTCTCCTGAGGTAGCCAATGAGAAGTTCGGCTACTTGCTGGACGCTTTCGAATATGGTACTCCACCGCATGGCGGAATCGCATTCGGTTTAGACCGTTTGGTTATGCTTCTGGCAGGACGCACGAACCTGCGCGAGACGATTGCATTCCCGAAAACAGCAAGCGCTACGGATCTTCTTATGGATTCTCCTTCCATGGTTGATGGAGGACAGTTGGAACAGCTCCATATCAAGCTTGCGAAAAAACCGGGTGAAGATAAGAAGTAA
- the hisS gene encoding histidine--tRNA ligase gives MANIRFEKPTGTQDFLPGTVEKWQFVEDKARDLCRRYNYREIRTPIFEQTELFERGVGETTDIVEKEMYTFMDKGDRSMTLRPEGTAGVVRAYVQNKLYGEPDVTKLYYIAPMFRYERPQAGRYRQFHQFGVEVFGTADPAVDAEVIALGYSFTKELGLQGVKVEINSVGTPEVRAAYRDTLLSFLTPMRDNLCSDCQSRMERNPLRVLDCKKDQDKFAGAPSILDSLDEECSTHFEKVREYLDAMGVEYEINPRLVRGLDYYTHTAFEFKAQGIGAIDTVGGGGRFNGLVGEIGGPDQPGIGFGIGMERILLILENQKIELEAVKPLDVYLVALGDAAEQEVTKITYKLRSAGFSAERDYLGRKMKAQMKSADRLQARYTAILGDDELSRGEIALKSMETGEQRTVKLDELHKELS, from the coding sequence ATGGCAAATATCAGATTTGAGAAACCGACAGGTACACAGGATTTCTTGCCGGGCACGGTCGAGAAATGGCAGTTTGTTGAGGATAAGGCCAGAGATTTATGCCGCCGCTACAACTACCGAGAAATACGTACGCCAATCTTCGAGCAGACGGAGCTGTTTGAGCGTGGAGTTGGTGAGACGACGGATATTGTCGAGAAAGAAATGTACACGTTTATGGACAAGGGTGACCGCAGCATGACACTTCGTCCAGAGGGAACAGCCGGTGTAGTCCGGGCATACGTGCAAAACAAATTGTACGGTGAGCCTGATGTTACCAAGCTGTATTACATCGCTCCGATGTTCCGTTATGAGCGCCCTCAGGCAGGCCGCTACCGTCAGTTCCATCAGTTCGGTGTTGAAGTGTTCGGAACGGCTGATCCTGCTGTGGATGCGGAAGTTATTGCATTAGGGTACTCATTCACGAAAGAACTGGGTCTGCAGGGTGTAAAGGTGGAGATTAATTCGGTCGGAACCCCAGAAGTGCGGGCAGCTTATCGTGATACTCTGCTTTCCTTCCTTACGCCGATGAGAGACAACTTGTGTTCAGACTGTCAGTCCCGGATGGAGCGGAACCCGTTGCGTGTATTGGACTGTAAGAAGGACCAGGATAAGTTCGCTGGAGCGCCATCGATTCTGGATAGTCTGGATGAAGAGTGCAGCACTCATTTTGAAAAGGTAAGAGAATATCTGGATGCCATGGGCGTTGAGTATGAGATTAATCCACGTCTTGTCCGTGGACTGGATTACTACACACATACGGCATTTGAATTCAAAGCTCAAGGCATTGGAGCTATCGATACCGTAGGTGGTGGTGGCCGATTTAACGGTTTGGTAGGGGAAATCGGTGGACCGGATCAGCCGGGAATCGGCTTTGGCATCGGGATGGAGCGGATTTTGCTTATACTTGAAAATCAGAAGATTGAGCTAGAAGCCGTAAAGCCGCTCGATGTGTATCTTGTAGCATTGGGTGATGCAGCAGAACAGGAAGTAACGAAGATTACTTACAAACTGCGCAGCGCAGGCTTCTCTGCAGAACGTGATTACCTCGGCCGTAAAATGAAAGCACAGATGAAGTCAGCTGACCGTCTACAGGCTCGTTATACAGCGATCCTTGGTGATGACGAGTTGTCCCGCGGTGAAATTGCTCTGAAATCGATGGAAACCGGCGAACAGCGTACCGTAAAGCTAGATGAATTGCATAAGGAATTAAGTTAG
- the dtd gene encoding D-aminoacyl-tRNA deacylase — MKVVIQRCKNAQVTVNEEVVGRIGEGLMVLVGVTHEDEEKDVKYLADKVAGLRIFEDEHEKMNFSVQDIGGAILSVSQFTLYGDIRKGKRPNFMAAAKPDKAEMLYEAFNRELAAKGLQVETGVFGAMMDVSLTNWGPVTIIIDSRN; from the coding sequence ATGAAAGTCGTTATCCAGAGATGTAAGAATGCCCAGGTTACCGTGAATGAAGAGGTTGTAGGCCGCATTGGTGAGGGGCTTATGGTGCTGGTTGGAGTAACACACGAGGATGAAGAGAAAGATGTCAAATATTTGGCGGATAAAGTGGCTGGACTGAGAATTTTTGAAGACGAGCATGAGAAAATGAATTTCAGCGTACAGGATATCGGTGGAGCGATTTTATCCGTCTCCCAATTCACTCTCTACGGAGACATCCGTAAAGGGAAGCGACCGAATTTCATGGCGGCGGCTAAACCGGACAAGGCTGAAATGCTATATGAGGCTTTCAACCGGGAACTGGCGGCAAAGGGGCTTCAGGTGGAGACCGGTGTGTTTGGGGCAATGATGGATGTTTCTTTGACCAATTGGGGTCCGGTCACTATAATTATCGACAGCCGTAATTAA
- a CDS encoding RelA/SpoT family protein: MGIERLLEKAGAYIKEPDLLRIQEAYEFAEQAHHGQVRKSGEPYILHPLAVADIVVNMQMDTLSVIAALLHDVVEDTTVSLEQIREKFSDTCAMLVDGLTKLERIKFGSKEEQQNENYRKMFIAMARDIRVIVIKLADRLHNMRTLKYQSEESQRRISHETLEIFCPIAHRLGISAIKWEMEDIALRYLNPQQYYRIANLMHKKRAEREQYIDNVIDRIQEKLDEMGIQADLSGRPKHIYSVFNKMSVKNKQFNEIYDLLAIRIIVDNIKDCYATLGIIHTLWKPMPGRFKDYIAMPKANMYQSLHTTVVGPNGEPTEVQIRTVDMHRTAEYGIAAHWAYKEGSGGAGNFDNKMTFFREILELQHEAKDASEFVESLKMDFFSDLVFVFTPKGEVIELPAGSVPLDFAYRIHTEVGNRTIGAKVNGRIVPLDHQLKTGDIIEILTSKHSYGPSQDWLKIAQSSHARSKIKQWFKKEKREENVEKGRDMLERELKRLGVEVSEWMSDDKLIEVAKKFAFNDIEDMLSAVGFAGITAAQICTRLTEKLRKEQEEANFLELTSEMKEIKAPPEKRSRPTNGVRVKGIDNLLVRFARCCNPVPGDDIVGYVTRGRGVSVHRSDCANLPAIGDGEEAARVIEVEWESTVEANYSVDIEVTGHDRNGLLNEVLQAVSESKTNISAVTGRSDKNKMAMIHMTILIRNTDHLHSVVERIKRVKDVYTVHRIMQ; the protein is encoded by the coding sequence ATGGGCATAGAGCGATTACTCGAAAAGGCTGGCGCCTATATTAAAGAACCCGATCTTCTCCGCATCCAGGAAGCATATGAATTTGCGGAGCAAGCCCATCATGGACAGGTGCGGAAATCGGGAGAACCTTATATTCTTCATCCGCTCGCGGTAGCCGACATCGTTGTTAACATGCAAATGGACACGTTGTCTGTTATTGCTGCGCTGCTGCACGATGTCGTTGAGGATACAACCGTTTCCTTGGAACAGATCCGTGAGAAGTTCAGCGATACATGCGCCATGTTGGTAGATGGATTAACGAAGCTGGAACGTATTAAGTTTGGTTCTAAGGAAGAACAGCAGAACGAAAACTATCGTAAAATGTTCATTGCGATGGCCAGGGATATCCGTGTTATCGTTATAAAGTTGGCAGATCGTCTTCATAATATGAGAACACTGAAGTACCAATCTGAGGAAAGCCAGCGGCGTATTTCACATGAAACGCTTGAGATTTTTTGTCCCATTGCCCACCGTCTTGGTATTTCAGCGATCAAATGGGAGATGGAGGATATAGCACTCCGTTATCTGAACCCGCAGCAATATTACCGCATTGCCAATCTGATGCATAAGAAACGTGCGGAGCGGGAGCAGTACATTGATAACGTTATTGACCGGATCCAGGAAAAGTTGGACGAGATGGGTATTCAGGCCGATCTGTCCGGCAGACCCAAGCACATTTATAGTGTCTTTAACAAAATGTCTGTTAAAAACAAGCAGTTTAACGAGATTTATGATCTTCTTGCCATCCGGATTATTGTAGATAACATCAAGGATTGTTATGCGACATTAGGCATCATTCACACGTTGTGGAAGCCCATGCCGGGTCGGTTTAAAGATTACATTGCCATGCCGAAGGCGAATATGTATCAATCACTGCATACAACGGTGGTGGGACCGAATGGGGAACCGACTGAGGTACAAATACGAACTGTTGACATGCATCGCACGGCGGAATACGGTATTGCGGCCCACTGGGCGTACAAGGAAGGTTCTGGTGGAGCAGGTAACTTTGATAATAAAATGACCTTTTTCCGTGAGATTCTGGAGCTACAGCATGAAGCGAAAGATGCTTCGGAATTTGTAGAGTCGCTTAAAATGGACTTTTTCTCGGATTTGGTATTTGTGTTCACTCCAAAAGGCGAGGTTATCGAGCTTCCTGCGGGATCCGTTCCGCTTGATTTCGCTTACCGGATTCATACAGAGGTTGGTAACCGGACGATCGGAGCTAAGGTGAACGGGCGGATCGTTCCGCTGGATCACCAATTAAAGACCGGGGACATCATCGAGATTCTGACTTCGAAACATTCCTACGGTCCGAGCCAGGACTGGCTGAAAATAGCTCAATCTTCCCACGCGAGAAGTAAGATCAAGCAGTGGTTTAAAAAAGAAAAGCGGGAAGAGAACGTGGAGAAGGGCCGAGACATGCTGGAGCGGGAATTGAAGCGTCTCGGTGTTGAAGTTTCTGAGTGGATGAGTGACGACAAACTGATTGAGGTTGCCAAGAAGTTTGCTTTTAATGATATTGAGGATATGCTGTCGGCCGTTGGCTTCGCAGGAATTACAGCAGCCCAGATTTGTACCCGCCTGACCGAAAAGCTTCGCAAGGAGCAGGAGGAAGCAAATTTTCTGGAGCTAACGTCCGAGATGAAAGAAATCAAGGCTCCACCGGAGAAACGGAGCCGTCCGACCAACGGTGTCCGAGTTAAGGGGATCGATAATCTGCTGGTTCGTTTTGCACGGTGCTGCAATCCGGTTCCAGGAGATGATATTGTCGGTTATGTTACCCGCGGCCGCGGTGTCTCCGTGCATCGATCGGATTGTGCGAACCTGCCTGCAATCGGTGATGGTGAGGAAGCTGCGCGTGTTATTGAGGTTGAATGGGAATCGACCGTAGAAGCCAATTATAGTGTTGATATTGAGGTGACCGGTCACGATCGTAATGGATTGCTCAATGAAGTGCTTCAGGCCGTATCGGAGAGCAAGACGAATATTTCGGCTGTAACAGGTCGATCGGACAAAAATAAGATGGCTATGATCCACATGACCATTCTGATTCGCAACACGGACCATCTTCATTCGGTAGTTGAGCGAATTAAACGTGTGAAGGATGTCTATACTGTTCACCGTATTATGCAGTGA
- the uraA gene encoding uracil permease → MQREIQVNEKIPFGPGFLLSLQHLFAMFGSTVLVPNIFGVDPGMILLMNGIGTLLYILLCKGKIPAYLGSSFAFLAPVGLVLKDNPGENYGKALGAFIVTGVIFCLIALIIKLAGTRWIDFVFPPAVMGAIIAMIGLELVPVAADMSGFLPPSDPVEAATWSMDPTTITISLVTLGVTVFGSILFRGFPKIIHILIGIVTGYALSFAMGIVETEKITGASFFSKPTIITPEWDLAAILTIIPVSIVVIVEHIGHLLVTSNIVGKDLSKDPGLHRSLLGNGISTILSGFVGSTPNTTYGENIGVMALTKVYSVRVIGGAAVIAIFLSFSGTFSAVIANIPRPVMGGVSMLLFGVIAASGLRIFVEERVDFSKASNMILATLVLVVGISGITLKFGNVELKGMALATLVGMVLAILFKLFEISGLSNEKADEQPIVEKIQD, encoded by the coding sequence TTGCAACGCGAAATTCAAGTGAATGAGAAAATTCCGTTTGGCCCGGGGTTCCTGCTAAGCTTGCAGCATTTGTTCGCCATGTTTGGGAGCACCGTGCTTGTGCCGAATATTTTCGGTGTGGATCCAGGAATGATCCTGTTGATGAACGGAATCGGTACCCTGCTTTATATTCTGTTATGTAAAGGGAAGATCCCCGCTTATCTGGGTTCCAGCTTTGCCTTCCTCGCACCGGTCGGTCTAGTGCTCAAAGATAACCCAGGCGAGAACTATGGGAAAGCGCTAGGGGCGTTCATCGTTACTGGTGTTATCTTTTGCCTGATTGCCCTGATCATCAAACTTGCCGGCACCCGCTGGATTGACTTTGTATTCCCGCCAGCTGTAATGGGTGCAATCATTGCCATGATCGGTCTGGAACTCGTTCCGGTCGCAGCTGATATGTCTGGATTTCTTCCTCCAAGCGATCCAGTTGAAGCCGCAACTTGGTCTATGGACCCGACCACTATCACCATCTCCCTTGTAACACTAGGTGTTACTGTTTTCGGCTCTATCCTGTTCCGTGGTTTCCCGAAGATTATCCATATCCTGATCGGTATCGTTACAGGTTATGCACTTTCTTTTGCAATGGGCATCGTTGAAACCGAAAAAATTACCGGAGCAAGCTTTTTCTCCAAACCAACGATCATAACTCCGGAGTGGGATTTGGCCGCCATTCTCACGATTATCCCGGTTTCAATCGTCGTAATCGTTGAGCATATTGGCCACCTGCTCGTAACAAGCAACATCGTTGGCAAAGATCTATCCAAGGATCCCGGACTTCACCGTTCTCTTCTCGGAAACGGTATTTCCACTATTCTATCCGGCTTTGTTGGATCAACACCGAATACAACCTATGGTGAGAATATCGGCGTTATGGCGCTGACAAAGGTTTACTCCGTACGCGTTATTGGCGGAGCAGCCGTGATCGCTATTTTCCTGTCTTTCTCGGGTACATTCTCTGCTGTTATCGCTAACATACCAAGACCGGTTATGGGGGGCGTGTCGATGCTTCTGTTCGGTGTAATCGCAGCATCAGGTCTACGTATATTTGTTGAAGAGCGTGTCGACTTCTCCAAAGCAAGCAATATGATCCTGGCCACACTCGTTTTGGTTGTCGGAATTAGTGGTATCACATTGAAATTTGGTAACGTAGAGCTTAAAGGGATGGCACTTGCTACACTTGTGGGCATGGTCCTGGCTATCTTGTTTAAATTGTTTGAAATTTCGGGGCTCTCCAATGAAAAGGCGGACGAGCAACCTATTGTTGAAAAAATCCAAGATTAA
- a CDS encoding adenine phosphoribosyltransferase translates to MDFKDYIRVIPDFPQPGISFKDITTLLKNGEAYRSSINELKKMVEHLKIDVIAGPEARGFVVGAPLAYALGVGFTPIRKSGKLPYETIEVGYDLEYGKDKLAMHTDAIEKGQNVLIADDLLATGGTIATSVNLVRQLGGNVVGAAFMIELTELNGRDKLQGIDVFTLMHYE, encoded by the coding sequence TTGGATTTTAAGGATTATATTCGCGTTATTCCGGATTTCCCGCAGCCGGGAATCAGCTTTAAAGACATTACAACGCTGCTTAAGAATGGTGAGGCCTATCGGAGTTCAATCAATGAATTGAAAAAGATGGTGGAACATCTTAAGATCGACGTTATCGCTGGTCCAGAGGCACGCGGTTTCGTAGTAGGAGCCCCGCTTGCTTACGCGTTGGGTGTAGGTTTTACACCGATCCGCAAGAGCGGCAAGCTGCCTTACGAAACGATTGAAGTAGGGTATGATCTTGAGTACGGAAAAGATAAACTGGCTATGCATACCGATGCCATTGAAAAAGGACAGAATGTTCTTATTGCCGATGATCTGCTCGCTACAGGTGGAACGATTGCGACCTCAGTAAACCTGGTTCGCCAACTGGGCGGCAATGTTGTTGGAGCGGCGTTTATGATTGAGCTTACAGAGCTTAACGGTCGTGACAAATTGCAAGGGATAGATGTATTTACACTTATGCATTACGAATAA
- the recJ gene encoding single-stranded-DNA-specific exonuclease RecJ, whose protein sequence is MLYSKYEWRTLSADAEISGQLAKELSVSPLIASLMAARGITSPEDGELFLNGTFDLTHDPFLMLGMNEAVPRIRKALEDKEHILIYGDYDADGVSSTSLMIYLMRHLGASYDIYIPHRSNEGYGLHNHALDWAHQQGVSLVITVDTGISAVEQIAYANELGMDVIVTDHHEPPEQLPDAYALINPKISACPYPFKGLAGVGVAYKLAQALVGTPPQEWLEIVAIGTIADLMPLEGENRILVKNGLLSMRRTRFAGIRALLEVGGVNVDQVTAVNVAFAMAPRINASGRLDHAGRAVTLLTTDHQDEAERLAWELDALNKNRQQVVEQIVQESMDMIQRRWGYDQLPPVIVLAGEGWNVGVVGIVASKILERFYRPVVILGIDPETGNCKGSARSIPGFDIYEALNSCKDVMHHFGGHPAAAGMSLHMDRLAEFEEGLCSFADVVLREEHFIPVYHADLECSIADVPLKVIDELEMLGPFGMSNAVPKMVFRGMEVMEVRKMGKENKHLKLRFHQNGDRLDAVAFGLGHLADVLPEGTKVDVLGELSVNEWNDSRKPQLMIQDMSVPYQQVFDYRGMKEPIIELKRLREILEPHLNYSAARSAVVFAQDSHDAIKSHLYDMSLWVYDRNAGILPMNPVAEKGGCESISVLFVLDVPESPGQLDSLLSSFRSVPNIFLLHPIRSKRDQLQIPTRDQFKKLYVMLAGLGSKPMSENEVITRMNRQSALSQRMLLKVLDVFEELVFIERSQGMITFVTKPDKKPLDASRHFRELSELAEMEQHLLHASTAQLTHWMMARSKGAS, encoded by the coding sequence TCGAATCCGCAAAGCGCTAGAAGACAAAGAGCATATATTAATTTACGGGGATTATGATGCAGATGGTGTATCCAGCACCTCGCTTATGATTTATTTAATGCGACACCTGGGTGCCTCATATGATATTTATATACCTCATCGTTCCAACGAGGGTTACGGACTTCACAATCATGCGCTCGATTGGGCACACCAACAGGGTGTAAGTCTTGTAATCACTGTAGATACAGGAATAAGTGCGGTTGAACAAATAGCTTATGCGAATGAGCTTGGTATGGATGTCATTGTAACCGACCATCATGAGCCACCTGAGCAGCTTCCTGATGCTTACGCGCTTATCAATCCGAAAATATCGGCCTGTCCTTATCCCTTTAAGGGTTTAGCTGGTGTAGGTGTTGCTTACAAGTTAGCACAGGCTCTTGTGGGAACTCCTCCACAGGAATGGCTTGAAATTGTAGCTATTGGGACGATCGCAGATCTTATGCCACTGGAAGGTGAGAATCGTATACTGGTTAAAAACGGACTTTTGTCGATGAGACGGACCCGATTCGCTGGTATACGAGCTCTTCTTGAGGTTGGTGGGGTAAATGTGGATCAGGTAACTGCCGTTAATGTGGCATTTGCCATGGCACCAAGAATTAATGCTAGCGGTCGACTCGATCATGCTGGAAGAGCCGTAACCCTTCTAACGACAGATCATCAGGATGAAGCTGAGCGGCTCGCATGGGAACTGGATGCTCTGAATAAGAACCGCCAGCAGGTCGTGGAGCAGATTGTACAGGAATCGATGGATATGATTCAAAGACGCTGGGGGTATGATCAGCTACCTCCGGTCATTGTCCTGGCCGGTGAAGGTTGGAATGTCGGTGTGGTGGGCATTGTAGCTTCCAAAATACTAGAGCGCTTTTACAGACCGGTTGTTATACTCGGGATCGATCCGGAGACCGGCAATTGTAAGGGGTCAGCTCGCTCTATTCCAGGATTTGATATCTACGAAGCGCTAAACTCCTGTAAGGACGTTATGCATCACTTTGGCGGACACCCAGCTGCAGCAGGAATGAGTCTTCACATGGATAGACTGGCTGAATTCGAAGAAGGTCTGTGTTCATTTGCGGATGTCGTGTTAAGGGAAGAACACTTTATCCCAGTTTATCATGCGGATCTGGAGTGCTCTATTGCCGATGTTCCGCTTAAGGTCATTGATGAGCTCGAGATGCTTGGACCTTTTGGTATGTCCAATGCGGTGCCGAAAATGGTCTTTCGTGGTATGGAAGTGATGGAAGTACGTAAAATGGGCAAAGAGAACAAACATTTAAAGCTGCGTTTTCACCAGAACGGTGACCGGCTGGATGCTGTCGCATTTGGATTAGGCCATCTGGCGGATGTGCTCCCGGAAGGGACGAAGGTAGACGTGTTGGGAGAGCTTTCGGTGAATGAATGGAATGACAGCCGGAAGCCGCAGCTGATGATACAGGACATGAGTGTGCCTTATCAGCAGGTGTTTGACTACCGCGGTATGAAAGAGCCTATAATCGAGTTGAAGCGGTTGAGAGAGATTTTAGAGCCTCATTTAAACTACTCTGCAGCCCGTTCGGCTGTCGTATTTGCACAAGATTCACATGATGCTATAAAAAGTCATTTGTATGATATGTCCCTTTGGGTATATGATAGGAATGCTGGCATTTTGCCGATGAATCCAGTCGCGGAAAAAGGCGGCTGTGAGTCAATTTCTGTGTTGTTTGTTTTGGACGTACCGGAGTCACCGGGACAGCTTGATTCTTTGTTGTCATCGTTCCGCTCCGTGCCTAATATATTTTTGCTGCATCCGATCCGTAGCAAGCGAGATCAACTGCAAATACCGACTCGGGATCAGTTTAAAAAGCTGTATGTCATGCTTGCCGGTCTAGGCTCAAAGCCGATGTCCGAAAACGAAGTAATCACTCGGATGAACAGACAGTCAGCACTTTCTCAGCGGATGCTTCTGAAAGTGCTGGATGTGTTCGAGGAACTGGTGTTCATTGAGCGTTCCCAAGGTATGATTACATTTGTAACGAAGCCGGATAAAAAACCGCTTGATGCTTCCCGTCATTTTAGGGAACTGAGTGAATTAGCAGAGATGGAGCAGCATTTGCTGCACGCAAGCACCGCGCAATTAACCCATTGGATGATGGCCCGTTCAAAAGGTGCATCGTAA